CCCTCCCTACCTTTTAACTCGCTTGCAACTACTTTATTCCAAACTCGGATATCATTTTCTTGCTCTATTTCAAAAACAACTTTCAATCTACTTGCAACAAGGTTTAATAATTGTTGCTCCTCCCAGTGTAGCCTTAACGATGTTCCTTCAATATTACGAGAATAATCCGGATCTTTCTCAGCTACTGCCCTGAACATGTTATCCCTAACAAATAATATTGGCCTAACTCTTTCGTATGTGGAATTTACATTTAGCGTCCCTTGAATTATTCCCGCTATGTAAGCAATCCCAGATGTATCCGGGTAGTACCCTTCATCAAGACTATCTATTAGGACATATACATCATTATTTAAATTCTCATATGCCCGTGCGAGAGCATCTTTTAACTCCCTTAATAACAGTTTCTCTGAAAGCTCCGCAATTGACTCTTCAGGTGATGGATTGCTACCCATTCCTTTTATTAGCAATTTTCTCAGATTAAATGCAATATTTTTGCTTTCATCATAATTCTCTGAAACCAGCTTCTTGATCGCCGCTGAATTTTCTACCTTTTGAAATTTATAATGTTTACACAGTTCATTTAGTATAACTAAATGTAATATCGCTTCCCAAGCTATTTTGACTGCCGCTCTGATTAAGTCATAACCCTCATTAAAGTGCTTCAAAATAGGCCGCAAACCAATTACTTGATCTTCTTCAGGAACAAGTTTAAGAACATATGTTTTATCTTGTTTTTCGAGCTTACTCTCTAATTTATATGTTAAAGCACTTTTCCCTGTTCCCCTCCTACCTATAACAACCACTTTATCCGCGCTTTCGATTAGTGTTCTATAATCTGCAGTTTCAAGAAATGCTTTATCAAGCATTATCTTGTCAGTCTCAGCTCTAATCTCCCCCAATTTGTTTGCAGATACTTTCATTCTATTTTCCACAATAAAATAAAAACGACCGAAGTCGTTTTTTTGTAGCACACACAATCAAGGCACTCAGTAGCATATTATTTTATACTTGCGAGAGACCGTAATCTTTGGTCAAGAGCCAGCGAGGGAGTTGTAGACAAGGCGCAGTGCTTCCCGAAAAGCGCAGCGTATAAATCAATACGTGAGCATTTTCGGGAAGTGCTGCAACGCCGCATACGGCTTCCTCGCGCCGCTCTTAACCGCATTTGGAGTCGCCACAGTTAAGACACGTCAAACACCCATCCATCTTGATCACGGCCTTGGTACTGCACTTGCCACACAACTGCGCCCCGGCCGGGAAGTCGCCTTTGGCTTCCTCGGAGTCTTCGACCATTTGCCTGGCGCCTTCGAACTGGGCGCGTTTTTCCTCGATGAGTTTTTTCTGGTGTTCGTCCAGGCCGTCGTCTTTTAACAGGCCGATCATGCGCATGTGGCATTCGATGGCGTCGCCGATCTCGGCCACCAGCGAGGGCATGTATCTGCCGCCCTTCTTGAAGTAGCCGCCGCGCGGATCGAAGACCGAGCGCAGTTCCTCGACCAGGAAGGTGACGTCGCCGCCCTTGCGGAACACGGCGGAGACGATGCGGGTCAGGGCGACGATCCACTGGAAGTGGTCCATGTTCTTGGAGTTGATGAAGATCTCGAACGGGCGGCGCAGTTCGTGATCGGTGCCCTGGTTGAGGATCAGGTCGTTGATGGTGATATACAGCGCGTGTTCGGTCAGCGGAGTTTTTATTTTATAAGTCGAGCCGAGCAACATCTCGGGGCGCTCGAGCTTCTCGTGCATGTGGATGACATTGTCTTCCGCCTCCGCCTTCTCTTTCAGCGCCGCTTCGGCGGCCTGATCGTCGGCGTCGTCTTCTTTGACAACTTCGTAGGCGGCGATTTTGCTGTCGATTCTGATGGCCATGGTTGTTTTCCTCTCGCTTGTTCTTTGTGTGTCGGGACAGCCGATCTGTTCACATCTGGTCGTTCGTTTGCCGGACCTTTGTACCCGTAAGGCTGAATAGTCGCCTACATCTAATTTTCACGGCCTCTACTGACTCGTGTCCTGAGTGAGGCCTGATGAGCCTGAGGCAAGGCGCAGTGCTTGTCGAAAAGCGCAGCGTATAAGTCAATACGTGAGCATTTTCGGGAAGTGCTGCAACGCCGCATCAGGTCATCCGCCTCGCTCAGACTAGTATTTCCCATAGTACCCTTCTTTGAGGGCATCATATAAATTCGCCGCATTATGGGTTTCGCCGTCGTATTCGATCTCTTCGTTGCCCTTGGCTTCGATCACGGTGCCGTCGTCCAGGGTGAAGCGATACGTTGTATTCTCCAGGTCCTTTTCCTTGACCAGTACGCCCTGGAACGCCTCGGGGTTGAAGCGGAAGGTGGTGCAGCCCTTCAGCCCCTGGTGATAGGCGTAGGTGTAGATGTCCTTGAAGTCCTCGAAGGCGTAGTCGGTCGGCACGTTGGCGGTCTTGGAGATGGACGAGTCCACCCACTTCTGCGAGGCGGCCTGGATGTCGACGTGTTCCTTGGGCGTGATGTCCTCGGCGGTGATGAAGTAGTCGGGCAGTTTCGCTTCCTCTTCCTCGCTGTAGGGCATCGCCTTCTGGTTGACCAGCTCGCGGTAGGCCAGCAGCTCGAAGGAGAAGACGTCGACCTTCTCTTTTGATTTGCGCCCTTCGCGGATCACGTTGCGCGCGTAGTGGTGCGCGAACGAGGGCTCGATGCCGTTACTGGCGTTGTTGGCCAGCGACAGGGAGATGGTGCCGGTCGGGGCGATGGAGCTGTGATGGGTGAAGCGCACGCCCTTCTCGGCGATCTGCTCGACCAGTTCCGGGTCCACCTCGGCCATCTTCTGCATATAGCGGCTGTACCGGGCCTGCAGCACCTTGCCCTTGAGCTTCTGGCCGACCTTGATGCCGTCCTTTTTCATCTCCGGGCGCCAGCGCAGCATGTCGGCGGTGACCTTGAACTCCTGCTCCATGATCGGCGCCGGGCCTTTTTCCTCGGCCAGGGCCAGGCCGGTGCGCCAGCCTTCCAGCGCCAGCTCGCGGCTGACTTTCTCGGTGAACTCCACCGACTCGCAGCTGCCGTATTTCATGCGCAGCATGGTCAGCGTGGAACCCAGGCCCAGGAAGCCCATGCCGTGACGACGCTTGCTCAGGATCTCGTTGCGCTGGCCTTCCAGTGGCAGGCCGTTGATCTCGACCACGTTATCCAGCATGCGGGTGAAGATGCTGACCACCTTTTGATATTCCTCCCAGTCGAAGCTCGCCTCACTGGTGAACGGCTTGCGCACGAACTTGGTCAGGTTGATGGAACCCAGCAGGCAGGAGCCGTAGGGCGGTAATGGCTGCTCTCCGCATTGCCCTGTGACCAGCCCGTTGAAGATCACGGTGTTGTGATCCTGCTGGGTGGTATCGAAGACAGCTTCCCGGCCCACATACTCAATCGACTCGATGGTGGCGGTGAATTTCTGGGTCTTGTACAGCGCACGCTCGGCGGCCCATTCACGATAACGATCGTTTTTGTAATCGAGCAGGAATCCGATCTCGTCCATGAACTGTTCGCGGGACTCGCCGTCGATAATCAGTTCATGATCGGCCTGGCAGTTGTATGCCTTGCTGCCGCCATGACCGTCGGGCAACATCCGCTCGCCGGCATCGCGGCGTTTGTGGATGCGGCACAGAACGCCGAAGTTGGACAGCAGCATCTGCACTTCCTGCAACAGCTTCCTGTGACTGGAGGCGAGGCGAATGGAGCAGCTCTGGCTCTTGCCGGAGATATTCACCGTGCCGTCGGCCTGGAACAGGGCGCGCAGGTAACCCTTGATGCACTCTTGCGAGCCGCGCCAGACGACTTCCGGCACCTGCAGTTTGGTCTGTTTGGTGAAACCGTAATGTTCGAGCACCCGCGCCAGAATCACCGAGCGGACGAACACGTGATTGCGATCCGGTACGGCGACCGGGGAAACATGGTAAGCGCGCGGCGTCATGGCCACATCGCCGATCAGCGAGTTGACATAGTTAACAATGGCCGGGGCAAGCACCCGATCCTCGCCCCAGAAATTGACAATCGCCGCCTCCTTGCCGCCACCACGATTGGTGAAGTGGCCGTCGCCGGCAATCAGCCCCAGCAACATGCCCAGTTCTTTTGAACCTTCATTGCCAAACTGGCCCTTGCCGGATTGCACCAGCAGACTGTCGCCTTCCTTGAGCTCACTCAGCGGAATTTTGCCCCGACCGGTATAGAAGTCATGCCACTCGGTGGCCTTGATTTCATAACCTTCTTTGGTGGTAACCCGATAGACATCCGCCTCGCCGGCGGTCATGAAGGCCGGTACCGCCGAACGCACATCGGTGCCCCGGCCGTCCTGACCCAGCGCCCGGGTATCCACGGTGGTTTGCAGCTCGGCGCCGGATTTGTACAGTTCACCGATTTCGACCATGCCGTACTGGGTATGCAGACGGGTATCGGCGGTGACACACGGGTTGGTCGCCCGGATGTTCTCGCAGTACCAGTTGTTGTTCTGTTCGTTGACCCGATCGATCAGGATGAACCCCGGCTCGGCGAAGTCGTAGGTGGAGTTCATGATCATGTTCCACAGGTGCTTGGCCTTGAGGGTCTTGTACACCTTGCAGGCCACCAGCCCTTCCTTGTTGGTGAAGTACTTGTTCTTGACCGGCCAGTCACGCCAGATGATCTGCTCGCTGTCCTTGAGATCGATGCCGTCTTCGGTGATCTCCTTCTCGGTCAGCGGGAAGGCCAGTTGCCACCAGCCGTCGCTTTCCACTGCCTGCATGAACTCGTCGGTGATCAACAGGCTCAGGTTGAACTGGCGCAGGCGGGCGTTTTCGCGCTTGGCACGAATGAAGTCCATCACGTCCGGGTGGCCGACATCGAAGGTCGCCATCTGCGCGCCGCGGCGCCCGCCGGCAGAGGAGACGGTGAAGCACATCTTGTCGTAGATATCCATGAACGACAGCGGCCCGGAGGTGTAGGCGCCGGCGCCGGAGACGTAGGCGCCCTTGGGACGCAGTGTGGAGAAGTCATAACCTATACCTGAACCCGACTTCAGAGTAAGCCCTGCTTCATGCACCTTGTTTAATATGTCGTCCATCGAGTCCTCGATGGTGCCGGAGACGGTGCAGTTGATGGTGGAGGTGGCCGGCTTGTGGGCCAGCGCGCCGGCGTTGGAGGTGATGCGCCCGGCGGGGATGGCGCCCTGGCGCAGGGCCCAGAGGAACTGCTCGTACCAGTACTCCTGCTGCTCCGGGGTTTCCTCCACGTCGGCCAGCGCCCGGGCCACCCGTTTGTAGGTGTCGTCCATGCTCTGGTCGATGATCTGACCGTCCTTGCTCTTGAGGCGGTATTTTTTGTCCCAGATATCGAGGGATGCGTCCTGGAACGGGATTTCTTTGACACTGCCGGCGGGCAGTTTATGTAGCTGGGCGCTCATGTAGGGTGATCCTCCCGGTGCGATAAAAATCAATAAAATCAATCACCCGGACCGCCTTGTTATCTACGGCAAGCGGCGTTCTCGGGTACGGCGGGTACAACTGGTTTACAGCTCAATCCGGCAAACACTAGATATTGTGTTTGATGTAGGAGCTTAGGACCAGGAGCGGGGTCTGTCAATGCTTTATCGACTATTTTACAAGTTAGGGTTTACCCTTAACAAACAAGAACTTGCACTATTTTCAGGCCGTCTGCGCCGAACCGGTGCGAGGCGGAATTCTCACCCCGCCAGAACTATATATTGTGTTTCTAATATTGGCCCGGGGCGCTGCTCCGGGGGTTAGGGGCTACTCACGTTATGACCGTTTTGGCCAAAACAGCACAAATCACTCGCCGTCGGCGGGGCAAACCCGCATCGATTTGGCCCGCGCACTTGATAAAAATCCGGCTCACACCTATATCCCTTTCAAGCAGATGGACACTGTGCGCACAGCAACACCTGCGAATAAATTCAACCCAAGTTGTTTATTTGCAATAAAGGAGAACGAATCATGACCCTGGTACGTTATGAACCCTGGAGCATGCTGAACCAGATCCGCCGCGAAATGGATCAGATGCTCGAAGGCACCAGCGAAAGCGGTGAAAGCAGCGCCATTGCCACCAGCGACTGGATTCCGGCAGTGGATATCAAAGAGACCAAGGACGCCTTCATCCTGCATGCCGATGTCCCCGGCGTGGATCCCAAGGATGTGGACGTGCACATGGAAAACGGCATTTTGACCATCAAGGGCGAACGCGAGTCCGAGAAGAAGGACGAGCGCGAAGGCTACAAGCGGGTGGAACGCCAGTACGGCGCCTTCTATCGCCGATTCAGCCTGCCGGATACCGCCGATGCGGAGAAGATCTCGGCCAAGAGCAAGAACGGCGTGGTGGAAATCACCATTCCCAAGAAGGAAGCCGTGCAGCCGCGCAAGATCTCGGTTGAAAGCTGATAGAGCGTTAGAGCGTTAGAGCGTTAGAGCGTTAGAGCGTTAGAGCGTTAGAGCGTTAGAGCGTTAGAGCGTTAGAGCGTTAGAGCGTTAGAGCGTTAGAGCGTTAGAGCGTTAGAGCGCGAGATGGTCGAGTCGAAAGGGGTGGAGTGTCAAGCCGCCGCTGCCTCCTTTTTCGACCTCACGACCTCGCGATCTCGCGACCTGACGACCTGACGACCTCACGCTCTCGCGACCTCACGATCTCACCAACCATATATTAAGGAGTGACCATGAACGCCATGGCTGAACTACAACGTGGACTCAACCGTGCCTGGCACACCGTCAGCGAGGGCTGGACCCAGCTGCGGGACCGGGCGGCCAATGCCATTACCCGCTTCAATCCGGTCAACCGCGAGGGCGAGGTGGAATCCGCCGAGGACGTCGGCGTGCTGCGCGGCGCCCGCTGGAGCGTCCTGGCCGCGGATGTGCAGGACAAGGGCGAGGAGCTGGTTGTGCGCCTGGAAGTCCCGGGCATGGAATCCGATGACTTCGATATCGCGGTGGTCGACGACACCCTGCTGGTGCGCGGGGAAAAACGCCTGCAACGGGAACAGACCGAGGGCGATTACCATATCCGCGAATGCGCCTACGGCGCCTTCCAGCGCGCCGTCCCCCTGCCGATCGCGGTCGACCAGGACAAGGCCAAGGCCCGCTACAAGCGCGGCATACTGAGCATCAGCCTGCCCAAGGCCAGCCACGCCCGGCGCCGCAGAATCGAAGTCGGCAGTTAGCAGTTGGCAGTTGGCAGTTGGCAGTTGGCAGTTGGCAGTTGGCAGAAATTATGTAGTTCAGGTTGCGCGCAGCGCTACCTGACAGGCTTCTGACTGCAAACTGCCGACTGCTATCTGCCAACTTATCTTTATTCTTTACATATTCTTGCATTTACTCGTGAAACATTTACCTGCCAGTCAGGCACTATAACGATGCCAACACCGCCCACGGCGGGCTTTGAATTGATACCGTAGTAAAAGGGAGGCCAATCTTGAGACATCTGACTACCGCCAAACCCGTTCGACATTTTCTGCTGCTGGCACTCGGCCTGCTGCTGGTTGCCGGCAACGCCGCGGCCCTGCCCACCCACGACAGCCAGGGCCAGGCGCTGCCCAGCCTGGCGCCGATGCTGGACAAAGTCACTCCGGCGGTGGTCAATATCGCCACCACCGGCACGGTACGGGTGCGCGGCAACCCGCTGCTGGACGATCCGTTCTTCCGCCGTTTTTTCGATATGCCGGAACAACCGCGCGAGCGGCGCACCCAGAGCCTGGGCTCGGGGGTCATCGTCGATGCCGACAATGGCTATATCCTGACCAACAACCATGTGATCGAACATGCCGATCAGATCAAGGTGACCCTGCGCAACGGCAGCAGTTACGACGCCGAACTGATCGGCACCGATCCCGACTCCGATGTAGCCGTGATCAAGATCGAGGCCGACAACCTCACCGCCGTGCCGCTGGCCGATTCGGACAGCCTGCGGGTCGGGGATTTCGTGGTGGCGATCGGCAATCCCTTCGGCCTCGGCCAGACGGTGACCTCCGGCATCGTCAGCGCCCTGGATCGCAGCGGCCTGGGGATTCAGGGTTACGAGGATTTCATCCAGACCGATGCCTCGATCAATCCCGGCAACTCGGGCGGCGCGCTGGTCAACCTCAACGGCGAGCTGATCGGCATCAACAACGCCATCTTCTCCCGCTCCGGGGGTAATATCGGCATCGGCTTCGCCATCCCGATCAATATGGCGCAAAAAATTATGGCCCAACTGGTCGAACACGGCGAGGTACGCCGCGGCCGCCTTGGCGCCCAGGCCCAGGATCTGACGCCCGAGCTGGCCCAGGCCTTCGGTCTCAAGCAGGGCGAGGGCGCGGTGATCACCCAGGTGAATGACGGTTCGCCGGCGGACAGGGCGGGACTGCAGCCCGGTGACATTGTGACCGCGATCGACGGCAAACCGGTGCGTGACGCCAACACGCTGCGCAACAGTATCGGCCTGCTGCCCATCGGCAGCGAAGTCCGCATACAGGTATTGCGCGAAGGCAAGCAACATGCGCTCACCGCCACCATCGAAAAACCAGCCAGCCAGCAGGCCCAGGGCGGTGAAAAGCTGCACGCCCATCTCACCGGCGCCCGCTTCTCGGACATTACCGAAGGCCATCGTCTGCACGGGCGCATCGAAGGCGTCCTGGTCAGCGAGGTCGAGCGAGGCAGCCCGGCCTGGAGTGCCGGCCTGCGCCCGAATGACGTGATCGTCTCGGTCAATCGCCAGCCGATCAAAAGCGTGGCCGACATGCGCGATGTGATCGGCAACAGCCCGCAACTGTTGCTCAATATCCGTCGCGGTAACGGGGCCCTGTTCCTCTATCTGCGCTGATCTCCCGCCAGTCGGCTGCCCGGCCGACTGGCTCTTCTTCTCTTCTGGGGCGCTGGCCGACACTTCAGGTACTATACTGAAGAAAAACCGTCGGGCTCATGCATCACCGGCCACGCATTTGCCAAATCAAACGCTGTGACCACCCACCAGGCTGAAAATCCTCTCCGGGTTGTGTACTGTTTTTGGCCCGCGCGGGGTTCCTGTTGAGGATTTACCGGTTCCCGGCATGTCAAGCAAACCGATCAGTGGTATTTTACCCCTCATGAGAGAGCCTGCCTCGACAATCGCTCCCCGGATAGACCCATGTTGAGACTGGATCTGCGCTCCTATCTGAACCGCCTCTGCCTGGGTATCATCGTGCTGGGCACGGCGGTGGCAATCGTACTGTTTTTGTATATTCGGGATAACGAACAGCGGAACCTCGAATATCAGTTGCAGCTGGCTTTTGATGAACATTTCAATGCGATTCATGCCGAAAGCGATATCCTGGATAAAATCATGCAGGCATTGCATGGACTGTATGACGCCTCCAGGGAGGTGGAACGCCATGAATTCCGCCGCTTCAGTAATGACATCGCCCTGAACCACCATTATCTGAAGGCGGTCTTCTGGTTGCCGCGGTACGAACAGGCGCCTTTTACTTATCCCGTCGAATTCGCCGAACCCTCCAGCTACCTCGTAACCCTGGGCGGGATCGATATGGCGGATGAGCCGGCTTTTCAGCAAAAGCTGGATGCGGCCGCGCGCGAACAGCGACTATTGGTACTCCCTGATCGACATAGTGGCGTGACCGAATCGATGCAATCGATTCGCCTGTTTATGCCGGTCTACAAGGACGAGGGACTGGCCCCGCGCGGTTTTATCATGTTGCTGCTGGATGTGGATGAGTTTATCGACGCCGCGCTTACGCATCGAACCACCGCCAAGCGTACCCTGGATATTGCTATTACTCACGGTCCGGACAACCGTTTGCTGTTCTATCATCCCGCCGAACCGGATGATCAAAAGCCGGACATCTCGCAGTGGATGCAACAGGAAAATAATCACCGACGCCCACTGCATATCCTGGAGCAGGACTGGACATTGCTGATACGACCGGCCCCCGGGCACTATCCCGAGCCTCTGTCCCTGATGTCCTGGTTTGCCCTGTTCGCTACCCTGGCCATTACCTTTTTGATCGCCGGGGTGCTCAACACCACCCTGACCCGGCGCAATTACGCCGAAACCCAGGTGGCCGAACGCACTGCGGCACTGCGCAAAAGCGAGGAACGACTGGCCCGCCTGTACGACATCATCTCTTCCAACCTGGACTTTGCCGACAAGACCCGCCGACTGCTTGCCTATGGCTGTGATCAGCTGGGTCTGCAATACGGTGTGCTGTCGCATATCCAGCGAGGGCAATACCATATTTTATACGCAAGCTCACAGAAGCAGGATCTGCAGGAAGGCCAGGTTTATTCATTGAATCAAACCTATTGCGGGCAGACATTAAAGAACCACGCCATCACCACCGTGACACATGCCGGTATGTCGGGATGGCGCCACCTGGATTGTTATCAGCATTACGGGCTGGAAACGTATATCGGAACACCCATATACACCGCTGGTCAGCTGTACGGCACCCTGAGTTTCTCCGGCACCGAACCCCGTGTTCCGCCCTTCAGCCAGTCGGAGCAGGAACTGGTACAACTGATCGCACAGTGGCTGAGCATGGAGCTGGTGCACATCCAGTACGAGGATCAACTGCTGGAACAGCGCAACACCATCCGTCATATCCTGGAAAGCACGGCCGAGGCGTTTGTCGCCGTGGACCGTTCTCAAACCATCCTGTATGCCAACTCACTGACACAGGAACTGCTCAAGCTGGATACGAGCGATCTGGTCGGCCAGCATTTGCAAACGGTTGCCCCGCAAACCCGCGAACTGTTCGGTGCCGCACTGCAGAATGCACTGGAGAACGAACAGTCATGCCAGTTTGACCGCTATTATCCGGACAACGGCAAGTGGCTGGAAGTGGCCATTCACCCCACCTTGCAGGGCGCCTCCATTTCATTGCGCGATATTACCCAGCAAAAAGCCAATGCCGAGATGCTCTCGCACACGCTCGGTATCAAGAACGCGATTCTCAACAGCGCCAACTTCACCATCATTGCCACCGACGTGGATGGCACCATCATGAGTTTCAATCGTGCGGCTGAACGCATCCTGGGTTATTCCGCCGGGGAGATGATCGGCAAGCAAACCCCGATCATGTTTCACGATCCCGAAGAGATCGCACTGCGCGCCCGGGACCTGAGCGAGAAGCTGGAAATGCCGATTGCACCGGGCTTCGACGCGTTTGTCGCCATGGCACGGCGCGGTATCCCCGACGAACACGAGTGGACCTATATCCACCGCGACGGCAACCGCATTCCGGTGCTGTTATCGATTACCGAAATGACCGATGAACAGGGTAACTGTATCGGTTATCTCGGCATCGGGGTCGACATTACCGAGCGCAAGCGCATCGAGCGCATGCGCGATGAGTTTGTTTCCACCGTCAGTCACGAACTGCGTACGCCGCTGACCTCGATTCGCGGTTCGCTCGGGCTGTTAAGCGGTAACCTGGGGGAACAACTGCCGGATCAGGCGCATTCGCTGATCGAAATCGCCGAACGCAATACCGAACGCCTGTTGCATCTGATCAATGATATTCTCGATATTAACAAGCTCGAATCGGGCAAGATGGCCTTTACCTACGAACCGCTGCCGCTGAGCGGCTTCCTGCAACAGGCGATCGAGAACAACCTGGCCTATGCTCGCGAATTCAATGTGGAACTGAAACTGGCGGCCGAACCTGCCATCGATACGGAACTGTATGCCGACGAACACCGGCTGATGCAGGTTATGAACAACCTGCTTTCCAATGCCGTGAAGTTTTCCCATGCCGGCGGCTCGGTGGAGATCGAGGCCCGGCATCAACAGCATTTCGTGCGCATCAGCGTGACCGATCACGGCAAGGGCATTCCCGCCGACTTTCGGGACAAGATTTTTCAACGCTTCAGCCAGGCCGACGCCTCGGACAGTCGCAATACCGGCGGTACCGGCCTGGGGCTGAGTATCGCCCAGGCCATCGTCGAACAGCACGGCGGCCAGCTCAACTACGTCAGCCAGCCGGGCATCGGCACCACGTTCTATTTTGATCTGCCCGTCTATCGACATCAGTCGATCACCCGCATCAAGGATCAGATCATCAGCCTGAGCCCGCCGCAGCCCCATCGCCTGCTGATCTGCGAGGACGATCCGGACATCGCCGGCCTGTTGCAACTGATGCTCGCCCGTCACGGTTATCAAAGCGACCTTTGCGCCACGGCCGCCGAAGCGCGCGAGGCACTGGCACAGCAGCACTATGACGCCCTGTTGCTGGATATTCTGCTGCCCGATCGCAACGGGCTGGATCTGATCCGCCAGTTGCGCGACACGGAGACCACCCGCTGGTTGCCCGTCATTGTTGTCTCGGCCATGGCCAACGAGGCCCGCAACCAGCTCGAAGGCGGCATCGCCGATATCGTCGACTGGCTGGACAAACCGCTGGAT
Above is a genomic segment from Thiohalophilus sp. containing:
- a CDS encoding LAGLIDADG family homing endonuclease, which codes for MSAQLHKLPAGSVKEIPFQDASLDIWDKKYRLKSKDGQIIDQSMDDTYKRVARALADVEETPEQQEYWYEQFLWALRQGAIPAGRITSNAGALAHKPATSTINCTVSGTIEDSMDDILNKVHEAGLTLKSGSGIGYDFSTLRPKGAYVSGAGAYTSGPLSFMDIYDKMCFTVSSAGGRRGAQMATFDVGHPDVMDFIRAKRENARLRQFNLSLLITDEFMQAVESDGWWQLAFPLTEKEITEDGIDLKDSEQIIWRDWPVKNKYFTNKEGLVACKVYKTLKAKHLWNMIMNSTYDFAEPGFILIDRVNEQNNNWYCENIRATNPCVTADTRLHTQYGMVEIGELYKSGAELQTTVDTRALGQDGRGTDVRSAVPAFMTAGEADVYRVTTKEGYEIKATEWHDFYTGRGKIPLSELKEGDSLLVQSGKGQFGNEGSKELGMLLGLIAGDGHFTNRGGGKEAAIVNFWGEDRVLAPAIVNYVNSLIGDVAMTPRAYHVSPVAVPDRNHVFVRSVILARVLEHYGFTKQTKLQVPEVVWRGSQECIKGYLRALFQADGTVNISGKSQSCSIRLASSHRKLLQEVQMLLSNFGVLCRIHKRRDAGERMLPDGHGGSKAYNCQADHELIIDGESREQFMDEIGFLLDYKNDRYREWAAERALYKTQKFTATIESIEYVGREAVFDTTQQDHNTVIFNGLVTGQCGEQPLPPYGSCLLGSINLTKFVRKPFTSEASFDWEEYQKVVSIFTRMLDNVVEINGLPLEGQRNEILSKRRHGMGFLGLGSTLTMLRMKYGSCESVEFTEKVSRELALEGWRTGLALAEEKGPAPIMEQEFKVTADMLRWRPEMKKDGIKVGQKLKGKVLQARYSRYMQKMAEVDPELVEQIAEKGVRFTHHSSIAPTGTISLSLANNASNGIEPSFAHHYARNVIREGRKSKEKVDVFSFELLAYRELVNQKAMPYSEEEEAKLPDYFITAEDITPKEHVDIQAASQKWVDSSISKTANVPTDYAFEDFKDIYTYAYHQGLKGCTTFRFNPEAFQGVLVKEKDLENTTYRFTLDDGTVIEAKGNEEIEYDGETHNAANLYDALKEGYYGKY
- a CDS encoding Hsp20/alpha crystallin family protein; protein product: MTLVRYEPWSMLNQIRREMDQMLEGTSESGESSAIATSDWIPAVDIKETKDAFILHADVPGVDPKDVDVHMENGILTIKGERESEKKDEREGYKRVERQYGAFYRRFSLPDTADAEKISAKSKNGVVEITIPKKEAVQPRKISVES
- a CDS encoding Hsp20/alpha crystallin family protein; translated protein: MNAMAELQRGLNRAWHTVSEGWTQLRDRAANAITRFNPVNREGEVESAEDVGVLRGARWSVLAADVQDKGEELVVRLEVPGMESDDFDIAVVDDTLLVRGEKRLQREQTEGDYHIRECAYGAFQRAVPLPIAVDQDKAKARYKRGILSISLPKASHARRRRIEVGS
- a CDS encoding DegQ family serine endoprotease, coding for MRHLTTAKPVRHFLLLALGLLLVAGNAAALPTHDSQGQALPSLAPMLDKVTPAVVNIATTGTVRVRGNPLLDDPFFRRFFDMPEQPRERRTQSLGSGVIVDADNGYILTNNHVIEHADQIKVTLRNGSSYDAELIGTDPDSDVAVIKIEADNLTAVPLADSDSLRVGDFVVAIGNPFGLGQTVTSGIVSALDRSGLGIQGYEDFIQTDASINPGNSGGALVNLNGELIGINNAIFSRSGGNIGIGFAIPINMAQKIMAQLVEHGEVRRGRLGAQAQDLTPELAQAFGLKQGEGAVITQVNDGSPADRAGLQPGDIVTAIDGKPVRDANTLRNSIGLLPIGSEVRIQVLREGKQHALTATIEKPASQQAQGGEKLHAHLTGARFSDITEGHRLHGRIEGVLVSEVERGSPAWSAGLRPNDVIVSVNRQPIKSVADMRDVIGNSPQLLLNIRRGNGALFLYLR
- a CDS encoding response regulator — its product is MLRLDLRSYLNRLCLGIIVLGTAVAIVLFLYIRDNEQRNLEYQLQLAFDEHFNAIHAESDILDKIMQALHGLYDASREVERHEFRRFSNDIALNHHYLKAVFWLPRYEQAPFTYPVEFAEPSSYLVTLGGIDMADEPAFQQKLDAAAREQRLLVLPDRHSGVTESMQSIRLFMPVYKDEGLAPRGFIMLLLDVDEFIDAALTHRTTAKRTLDIAITHGPDNRLLFYHPAEPDDQKPDISQWMQQENNHRRPLHILEQDWTLLIRPAPGHYPEPLSLMSWFALFATLAITFLIAGVLNTTLTRRNYAETQVAERTAALRKSEERLARLYDIISSNLDFADKTRRLLAYGCDQLGLQYGVLSHIQRGQYHILYASSQKQDLQEGQVYSLNQTYCGQTLKNHAITTVTHAGMSGWRHLDCYQHYGLETYIGTPIYTAGQLYGTLSFSGTEPRVPPFSQSEQELVQLIAQWLSMELVHIQYEDQLLEQRNTIRHILESTAEAFVAVDRSQTILYANSLTQELLKLDTSDLVGQHLQTVAPQTRELFGAALQNALENEQSCQFDRYYPDNGKWLEVAIHPTLQGASISLRDITQQKANAEMLSHTLGIKNAILNSANFTIIATDVDGTIMSFNRAAERILGYSAGEMIGKQTPIMFHDPEEIALRARDLSEKLEMPIAPGFDAFVAMARRGIPDEHEWTYIHRDGNRIPVLLSITEMTDEQGNCIGYLGIGVDITERKRIERMRDEFVSTVSHELRTPLTSIRGSLGLLSGNLGEQLPDQAHSLIEIAERNTERLLHLINDILDINKLESGKMAFTYEPLPLSGFLQQAIENNLAYAREFNVELKLAAEPAIDTELYADEHRLMQVMNNLLSNAVKFSHAGGSVEIEARHQQHFVRISVTDHGKGIPADFRDKIFQRFSQADASDSRNTGGTGLGLSIAQAIVEQHGGQLNYVSQPGIGTTFYFDLPVYRHQSITRIKDQIISLSPPQPHRLLICEDDPDIAGLLQLMLARHGYQSDLCATAAEAREALAQQHYDALLLDILLPDRNGLDLIRQLRDTETTRWLPVIVVSAMANEARNQLEGGIADIVDWLDKPLDQDRLLDSVRRALLHLPDKARVLYVEDDPDLQSVIGRMLQDQVVLFRASSLQEARDQLSGQNFDLVLLDVGLPDGSGLELLEQLRDQQPPPAAVIFSDRDLEADVTRQVSAALRKSDTSQQTLLETLAACLQQRTRLERGTSTDKEPV